One Ananas comosus cultivar F153 unplaced genomic scaffold, ASM154086v1, whole genome shotgun sequence genomic window carries:
- the LOC109706127 gene encoding uncharacterized protein LOC109706127 has product MGEAPDRNVSEVVEENNEDAEKDAEAGSESDSEHEWSNFGDSDEDSINDSDFCINVNNVEEEEINDRIGQGGPTTSRPAQAEANDKGTKTAEDNDQSSDYQPSDDLDSMSSSDEDGPSRPKYPVFNKSRDLERAELKLGMKFASAAEFRTLLRNNAISSGYDFYFVKNDGDRVTVKCKKNSIGQKISCGWRIHASWNAYEECFQIKSLQSEHKCGRQFKNNQATSSWIANKYLDQLGDDPT; this is encoded by the coding sequence ATGGGTGAGGCTCCTGATAGAAATGTAAGTGAAGTGGTAGAAGAAAACAATGAAGATGCTGAAAAAGATGCTGAAGCTGGATCAGAAAGTGACAGTGAGCATGAGTGGAGTAACTTTGGTGATAGTGATGAGGATAGTATTAATGATAGTGATTTCTGCATTAATGTGAACAATGTAGAGGAGGAAGAAATTAATGATCGGATAGGTCAGGGAGGTCCCACTACTTCTAGACCAGCACAAGCTGAAGCTAATGACAAGGGAACAAAAACTGCTGAAGACAATGATCAGAGTTCAGACTATCAGCCTAGTGATGATCTTGATAGTATGTCCTCATCAGATGAAGATGGTCCTTCAAGGCCAAAGTACCCTGTGTTCAACAAGTCAAGGGATTTGGAAAGAGCAGAGCTAAAATTAGGTATGAAGTTTGCATCAGCTGCAGAGTTTAGAACATTGCTAAGGAATAATGCAATATCAAGTGGTTATGACttttattttgtcaaaaatgATGGTGACAGAGTTACTGTCAAGTGCAAAAAGAATTCTATTGGTCAAAAAATAAGTTGTGGATGGAGGATTCATGCATCTTGGAATGCATATGAAGAATGTTTCCAAATCAAGTCTTTACAATCTGAGCATAAGTGTGGTAGGCAATTCAAAAACAACCAAGCTACATCATCATGGATTGCAAATAAATACTTGGACCAATTGGGAGATGATCCTACATAG